The Sorangiineae bacterium MSr11367 genome window below encodes:
- a CDS encoding phosphopantetheine-binding protein, with amino-acid sequence MNEAIEAISQILADLSPEDRAALASLLGQAPGPIAIVGTGCRFPGGADDEERFWELLRDGRDGIREVPRERWDVDAYYDPDPQAPGKSYTRYGGFLDGVDRFDAPFFEISPREARSMDPQQRLLLEVCWEALERAGLAADDLSGRSVGVFVGSCLRDYEILVQRAGANEFDAHTVTGGLSSVLAGRISHVLGLHGPAIALDTACSSSLVALHLACQSLRNGECELALAAGVNLILAPEGMVMLSRLGALAPDGRCKTFDVRANGFARGEGCGVLVLKRLSDAMAADDDILAVIRGSAVNHDGRSAGLAAPNGIAQRAVVARALESAGVSPESIGYLEAHGTGTPLGDPIEIDSLKHTFRARADGSRCSLGSVKTNVGHLEAAAGVASVLKVALAMKNEAIPPHLHFTSLNPRISFEGSPFAIPTRLEPWPRGKAPRLAGVSSFGLSGTNAHVVMEEAPVRARRPRHPAAGSHVLTLSAKSPRALKALAERYAALLTAPGAPSLADVAYSANTGRARFACRLALVASDGAQAAAQLRAFVEDRPAAGLHAAVLAPGARPAGDATLPGALETLAQAFITGAKVDWAAVHRESPGRRVLIPTYPFERERHWIDAIAPEPEAAPTGGPPLVVAIGPIARAERGPFLIGYIGKIVRTILLLDEAVPLDPERRLDELGMDSLLALDLVNALNAETGLDLPMELLLQHPNLGSIAGYVDGCLSSTQGTLEDGPRKMPL; translated from the coding sequence ATGAACGAAGCCATCGAAGCCATTTCCCAAATCCTTGCCGACCTCTCCCCCGAAGACCGCGCGGCCTTGGCGTCGCTTCTCGGGCAAGCGCCCGGCCCGATTGCCATCGTCGGAACGGGCTGCCGCTTTCCCGGAGGCGCCGACGACGAAGAACGCTTCTGGGAGCTCTTGCGCGATGGCCGCGATGGCATTCGCGAGGTGCCTCGTGAACGATGGGACGTCGACGCGTACTACGATCCCGATCCGCAGGCGCCCGGAAAGTCGTACACGCGCTACGGCGGCTTCCTCGACGGTGTGGACCGATTCGATGCGCCGTTCTTCGAGATTTCGCCGCGCGAAGCCCGGTCGATGGACCCGCAGCAGCGGCTCTTGCTCGAGGTGTGCTGGGAAGCGCTGGAGCGCGCGGGCCTCGCGGCCGATGACCTCAGCGGGCGATCCGTCGGCGTCTTCGTGGGTAGCTGCTTGCGTGACTACGAGATCCTCGTGCAGCGGGCGGGCGCCAACGAGTTCGACGCGCACACGGTGACCGGTGGTCTCTCGAGCGTGCTCGCGGGACGCATCTCGCACGTCCTCGGGTTGCACGGGCCGGCGATTGCGCTCGACACGGCGTGCTCGTCGTCGCTGGTCGCGCTCCACTTGGCATGCCAGAGCCTACGCAACGGCGAGTGCGAGCTCGCGCTCGCGGCGGGGGTGAACCTCATTCTCGCGCCCGAGGGCATGGTGATGCTCTCGCGTCTCGGGGCGCTCGCGCCCGATGGGCGCTGCAAGACGTTCGACGTCCGGGCCAACGGTTTTGCCCGCGGAGAAGGATGCGGCGTTCTCGTGTTGAAGCGGCTCTCCGACGCCATGGCGGCCGACGACGATATTCTCGCCGTCATCCGGGGGTCGGCCGTGAACCACGACGGAAGGAGCGCAGGCCTCGCCGCGCCGAACGGCATCGCGCAGCGCGCGGTGGTTGCGCGGGCACTCGAAAGCGCGGGTGTCTCGCCCGAGAGCATCGGCTACCTCGAGGCGCACGGCACCGGTACGCCGCTGGGGGATCCCATCGAGATCGATTCGTTGAAGCACACGTTCCGGGCGCGCGCGGATGGTTCGCGCTGCAGCCTCGGATCGGTCAAGACGAACGTCGGCCATCTCGAGGCGGCGGCCGGCGTGGCCAGCGTGCTCAAAGTAGCCCTGGCGATGAAGAACGAGGCGATCCCGCCGCACCTGCACTTCACCTCGCTCAACCCGCGGATCTCGTTCGAGGGCTCGCCGTTCGCGATCCCGACCCGCCTCGAGCCGTGGCCTCGCGGAAAGGCACCGCGCCTCGCGGGGGTGAGCTCCTTCGGGCTCTCCGGGACCAATGCGCACGTGGTGATGGAGGAGGCCCCGGTGAGGGCACGGCGCCCGAGGCATCCCGCCGCCGGTTCGCATGTTTTGACCCTAAGCGCGAAGTCACCGCGCGCGCTGAAGGCGCTGGCCGAGCGTTACGCCGCCTTGCTCACCGCGCCGGGGGCACCCTCGTTGGCCGACGTCGCGTATTCGGCCAACACCGGGCGCGCCCGCTTTGCCTGCCGCCTCGCGCTCGTGGCGAGCGATGGCGCGCAGGCGGCCGCGCAGCTTCGCGCGTTCGTCGAGGATCGCCCGGCCGCCGGTCTGCATGCGGCGGTGCTTGCACCAGGTGCGCGTCCGGCCGGCGATGCGACGCTGCCCGGCGCGCTCGAGACCCTCGCGCAGGCCTTCATCACCGGGGCGAAAGTCGATTGGGCCGCCGTTCACCGCGAATCGCCAGGGCGTCGCGTGCTGATTCCCACGTATCCCTTCGAGCGCGAGCGCCATTGGATCGACGCGATCGCGCCCGAGCCCGAGGCCGCGCCCACGGGGGGACCGCCGTTGGTCGTGGCCATCGGCCCGATCGCGCGGGCGGAGCGGGGGCCGTTCCTGATTGGCTACATCGGAAAAATCGTGCGAACCATCCTGCTGCTCGACGAGGCGGTGCCGCTCGATCCCGAGCGCCGCCTCGACGAGCTCGGAATGGACTCGCTTCTGGCGCTCGACCTGGTGAATGCGCTCAACGCCGAAACGGGATTGGACCTGCCGATGGAGCTGTTGCTCCAGCACCCGAATCTCGGCTCGATCGCCGGTTACGTCGACGGCTGCCTCTCGAGCACGCAAGGCACGCTCGAGGACGGCCCGAGGAAGATGCCACTCTGA
- a CDS encoding cytochrome P450: MPALPPGPSDHPAVQMLRYLREPFAFLEACTAQYGDVFTVRYLGMPPIVYFHDPEAIREVFSSPSEMTRAGEANSHLKFLLGPGSLLLLDSKRHERERRLLMSSFSGDRIASYLDSMVTATHRFLDRTKPGEAFSLRDAMQTITLDVILSCIFGADDERRSEALGKPLKRLMALAANPAAMACGTLFDGAKFRQRLIANVAPVADRMASVGLGRTVPFGELARCMRDVQEALREHIREHRASRTEDRPDVLSMLIGARDEEGHGLSDDDLRDEMLTMLVGGHESTATTLTFALHELSARPDLMETATAELERVTRGGPLTPKAVRELRYIEAIIRETLRLYGATNGFGRKLAAPLRVGDFDLPEGVLITASSYVLHRNPRLWPEPHRFEPERFLDKRPRLGEYIPFGGGSRTCLGMNMALFEAKVVVATLLRRAKLHMQPAPPLRLVQSGIFLGPSSSVPCVLERQPST, encoded by the coding sequence ATGCCTGCGCTTCCGCCTGGACCGAGTGATCACCCGGCCGTCCAAATGCTCCGCTACTTGCGCGAGCCTTTTGCCTTCCTCGAGGCATGCACGGCGCAATATGGCGATGTCTTCACGGTGCGCTATTTGGGTATGCCGCCCATCGTCTATTTTCATGATCCGGAAGCGATTCGCGAGGTATTCAGCTCTCCGTCGGAGATGACCCGCGCGGGCGAGGCCAATTCGCACCTCAAGTTCCTGCTCGGGCCGGGAAGCCTTTTGCTCCTCGACAGCAAGCGTCACGAGCGCGAGCGGCGGCTGCTCATGTCGTCGTTCAGCGGCGATCGCATTGCCTCGTACCTGGACAGCATGGTCACGGCCACGCATCGCTTCCTCGACCGCACGAAGCCGGGGGAGGCGTTTTCGCTCCGCGACGCGATGCAGACCATCACCTTGGACGTCATTCTGTCGTGCATCTTCGGCGCGGACGATGAACGCCGGAGCGAAGCCCTCGGAAAGCCGTTGAAGCGGCTCATGGCCCTCGCCGCGAATCCCGCCGCCATGGCCTGCGGCACGCTCTTCGACGGGGCGAAGTTTCGCCAACGGCTCATCGCGAACGTCGCCCCCGTGGCCGATCGCATGGCCTCCGTCGGATTGGGGCGCACCGTGCCCTTCGGGGAGCTCGCCCGGTGCATGCGCGACGTGCAGGAGGCCTTGCGCGAGCACATTCGAGAGCATCGTGCCTCGCGAACGGAGGATCGCCCCGACGTACTCTCGATGCTCATCGGAGCGCGCGACGAGGAGGGCCACGGGCTCTCCGACGACGACTTACGCGACGAGATGCTCACCATGCTCGTTGGCGGCCACGAATCAACGGCAACGACCCTCACCTTCGCGCTGCACGAGCTCTCTGCGCGGCCGGACCTGATGGAGACCGCTACCGCCGAACTCGAACGCGTCACCCGCGGTGGGCCGCTCACACCGAAGGCCGTGCGGGAGCTTCGCTACATCGAGGCGATCATCCGAGAGACGCTGCGTCTCTACGGGGCCACCAATGGATTCGGGCGCAAGCTCGCCGCACCGCTGCGTGTCGGCGACTTCGATCTGCCCGAGGGCGTGCTGATCACCGCCTCCTCGTACGTGCTTCACCGCAACCCGCGCCTCTGGCCCGAGCCGCACCGTTTCGAGCCGGAGCGCTTCCTCGACAAGCGCCCGCGCTTGGGTGAGTACATTCCATTCGGCGGCGGCTCGCGCACGTGCCTCGGCATGAATATGGCGCTTTTCGAAGCCAAGGTGGTCGTCGCCACCTTGCTCCGGCGCGCCAAGCTGCACATGCAGCCGGCGCCGCCGTTGCGCCTCGTTCAGAGTGGCATCTTCCTCGGGCCGTCCTCGAGCGTGCCTTGCGTGCTCGAGAGGCAGCCGTCGACGTAA
- a CDS encoding acetylserotonin O-methyltransferase, translated as MKGYLHAGLGAVIRTVVKAHESVVQAAGAVLPPQFVLAQHAAGISRTLLLGAAANLRLADHLADGPLTAAELATRSQADEGAVHRTMRALVAIGIFELGSDGRFRNNRISKALCTDAQGSALNAALYWASGSNVAAWGDYLRTVRTGETAFDRVHGMSIWSWLRKNPQEAADFNRYMQEVTEVAAPAIAMGYPFAEIQSLCDVGGGRGTLLAGILGSNPNLRGILADAPTVLEDARAFLAERGMSERVELVPTDFFERVPEGVDAYLLKDILHDWDDARSIHILKAVRRAAKPDGRVLIVEIMVEPHDTEFLGTLLDVHMMAVCGGRQRSRDDFRNLFEASGFRLSRVVKIAHLMSVIEGVAI; from the coding sequence ATGAAAGGCTATTTGCACGCGGGATTGGGCGCCGTCATCCGGACCGTGGTGAAGGCCCACGAGAGCGTCGTTCAGGCGGCGGGGGCGGTGTTGCCCCCGCAATTCGTACTGGCGCAGCACGCTGCGGGAATCAGCCGCACCCTTCTCTTGGGCGCCGCGGCCAACCTCCGATTGGCCGATCACCTGGCCGACGGGCCGCTCACCGCCGCCGAATTGGCCACGCGCTCCCAGGCCGACGAAGGCGCCGTGCACCGAACGATGCGCGCCTTGGTCGCCATCGGCATTTTCGAGTTGGGGAGCGACGGGCGCTTCCGCAACAACCGTATCTCGAAGGCGCTCTGCACCGACGCCCAAGGTTCCGCGCTGAACGCCGCGCTTTACTGGGCGTCGGGCTCGAACGTCGCCGCGTGGGGCGATTACCTTCGCACCGTTCGCACCGGCGAAACCGCGTTCGATCGCGTGCATGGCATGTCGATCTGGTCGTGGCTGCGAAAGAATCCGCAGGAAGCGGCCGACTTCAATCGCTACATGCAGGAGGTCACGGAGGTGGCGGCACCGGCCATAGCCATGGGCTACCCGTTCGCGGAGATCCAGTCGCTCTGCGACGTGGGCGGGGGCCGCGGCACCTTGCTCGCCGGCATCCTCGGCTCGAATCCGAACTTGCGCGGCATCCTGGCCGATGCACCGACCGTCCTCGAAGATGCCCGCGCGTTCCTCGCCGAACGCGGCATGTCCGAGCGGGTCGAGCTGGTCCCGACGGACTTTTTCGAGCGCGTGCCCGAGGGCGTGGATGCCTACCTGCTCAAAGACATTCTCCACGATTGGGACGACGCGCGATCCATTCACATCCTGAAGGCCGTTCGCCGCGCGGCCAAGCCGGATGGCCGCGTCCTCATCGTCGAAATCATGGTCGAACCCCACGATACGGAATTCTTGGGCACGCTGCTCGACGTGCACATGATGGCCGTGTGCGGCGGCCGCCAACGCAGTCGGGACGACTTTCGCAACCTTTTCGAGGCGTCGGGCTTCCGATTGTCGCGCGTGGTCAAGATTGCCCATTTGATGAGCGTCATCGAGGGCGTCGCGATCTAA
- a CDS encoding NAD(P)H-binding protein: MKYLVTGATGAVGSLVVERLLARGERPRVFVRSAEKARSLFGDQVDVATGDLADGASLAAALRGIDRAFLVNSGPDLAARDGMAAQAARTAGLGHLVKLSTMDVEQGVGTGPRHARGEAAIRAHGVGFTFVRPSGFMVNALAWAPAIQAGGVVLGATGTGKIAFIHAHDIADVATAALTSTRYDGESLAISGPEALCYGEMVAKIGAAIGRSLAFESISEEEERRRWQSWGESEESIDYHMSIFGAIRDGSLACVTDTVERVTGRPARTFDQWARENATAFH, encoded by the coding sequence ATGAAATATCTCGTTACCGGTGCAACGGGCGCCGTGGGGTCGCTCGTCGTCGAGCGGCTGCTGGCGCGCGGAGAGCGGCCGCGCGTGTTCGTCCGCAGTGCAGAAAAGGCGCGATCCCTCTTTGGCGACCAGGTCGACGTTGCGACCGGCGATCTCGCGGATGGAGCGTCCCTCGCGGCGGCGCTTCGGGGGATCGATCGCGCCTTTCTGGTCAATTCCGGGCCCGACCTCGCAGCCCGGGACGGCATGGCAGCCCAGGCCGCACGAACCGCGGGGCTCGGGCACCTGGTCAAGCTGTCGACGATGGATGTGGAACAAGGCGTCGGAACGGGCCCGCGGCATGCGCGCGGGGAAGCCGCCATTCGCGCGCACGGCGTTGGCTTCACGTTCGTGCGGCCGTCTGGCTTCATGGTCAATGCCCTGGCATGGGCGCCGGCCATCCAGGCCGGTGGCGTCGTCCTTGGCGCGACGGGTACTGGAAAAATTGCCTTCATTCACGCGCACGACATCGCCGACGTGGCCACCGCCGCGCTCACGTCGACTCGCTACGATGGAGAATCCCTCGCGATCAGCGGACCGGAGGCGCTGTGTTACGGCGAGATGGTCGCAAAAATCGGCGCAGCCATCGGCCGCAGTCTGGCGTTCGAATCCATCTCCGAGGAGGAAGAGCGTCGCCGCTGGCAATCATGGGGAGAATCGGAGGAATCCATCGACTACCATATGTCGATTTTTGGCGCGATTCGTGACGGCAGCCTGGCGTGCGTCACAGACACCGTCGAGCGCGTGACGGGACGGCCCGCGAGGACCTTCGATCAATGGGCACGCGAGAACGCGACCGCGTTTCATTGA
- a CDS encoding putative glycolipid-binding domain-containing protein, with protein MARSLVWMKPGGAELAEVELLEDRLTARGMAIGSDPVPYRLEYELLTVADYVTSRLQVRVAGHDVNQGPWSRSLTLVHALDGQWTVETHGTGTAPLPPPGGDAAEFQGAVDCDLGLSPLTNTMPVLRSRMVNGGGPLEHLMAWVSVPALTVHASRQTYTFVRREGANAIINYASPGFTEDIVFDSDGLVLDYPSIGRRIA; from the coding sequence ATGGCACGATCGCTGGTGTGGATGAAACCGGGCGGGGCGGAGTTGGCCGAGGTCGAGTTGCTCGAGGATCGGCTGACGGCGCGGGGGATGGCCATCGGCTCCGATCCCGTGCCGTACCGTTTGGAGTACGAACTGCTAACGGTTGCGGACTATGTGACGTCGCGGTTGCAGGTGCGGGTCGCGGGGCACGACGTGAACCAGGGTCCGTGGTCGCGAAGCTTGACGCTCGTCCACGCCCTCGACGGGCAGTGGACCGTCGAAACGCATGGCACGGGCACCGCTCCGTTGCCCCCACCGGGCGGAGATGCCGCGGAGTTTCAGGGGGCGGTGGATTGCGATCTCGGATTGTCGCCGCTCACGAACACCATGCCGGTACTGCGTTCCCGCATGGTGAACGGGGGAGGCCCGCTCGAGCATCTCATGGCGTGGGTCTCGGTGCCTGCTCTGACGGTGCATGCATCCCGGCAGACGTACACGTTCGTACGCCGCGAAGGCGCGAACGCGATCATCAACTATGCGAGCCCCGGTTTCACCGAGGACATCGTTTTCGACAGCGACGGCCTGGTGCTCGACTATCCGTCCATCGGGCGTCGCATCGCGTGA
- a CDS encoding protein-glutamate O-methyltransferase family protein — protein MNESDQLAAPIQRQAGVGFADFTVIRRFPKIAATAVASLQGDPKVQCAIETLVAQIIAGERVDTSVMARPTPFWSRYLDGLAQATWAELPFFDIEFLFYHAMNSLAGHFDEGTDVFRIVRREAREVALEALARASFDMKAGIAQAVWLALLANEADYSQLVTGRGDASTWAERMVVDARPELLAALANPVRVTAPIHLIADNAGAELLADLVLCDTLLASSEKSHIVLHCKPWPMFVSDALPEDVDGSIDALRAHTSSDLRALGLRLHEARATNRLRVENHVAWGEPRHFDALDAGLVDALQTARVVIAKGDLNYRRFLGDRAWPAETPESMASRTVPFVAFALRVLKSETLVGVPSDVATRAAAANPDWRTNGSYALVQRLGHDHRAANDAITE, from the coding sequence ATGAACGAATCCGATCAGCTCGCTGCACCCATCCAACGTCAGGCCGGCGTGGGGTTTGCCGATTTCACAGTGATCCGGCGTTTCCCGAAAATCGCCGCCACCGCCGTCGCGTCCCTTCAGGGCGATCCGAAGGTGCAGTGCGCGATCGAAACGCTCGTGGCGCAGATCATCGCGGGCGAGCGCGTGGATACCTCGGTCATGGCGCGGCCGACGCCGTTCTGGTCGCGCTACCTGGATGGTCTCGCGCAGGCGACGTGGGCGGAATTGCCGTTTTTCGATATCGAGTTTCTTTTCTATCATGCGATGAATTCGCTCGCCGGCCACTTCGACGAGGGGACCGACGTCTTTCGGATCGTGCGCCGCGAGGCACGCGAGGTCGCACTCGAAGCATTGGCCCGCGCTTCGTTCGATATGAAGGCGGGAATCGCGCAGGCGGTGTGGCTCGCCTTATTGGCCAATGAAGCCGACTATAGCCAGTTGGTCACGGGACGTGGTGACGCGTCGACCTGGGCGGAGCGCATGGTGGTGGATGCTCGCCCGGAATTGCTTGCGGCCCTCGCCAATCCGGTCCGCGTGACGGCGCCCATCCATCTCATCGCGGACAACGCCGGTGCCGAGTTGCTGGCGGATCTCGTCCTTTGCGACACCTTGCTTGCATCCAGCGAGAAGTCGCACATCGTCCTGCATTGCAAGCCATGGCCGATGTTCGTCTCCGATGCCCTTCCCGAGGACGTCGACGGCTCCATCGATGCGCTTCGTGCGCACACCTCGAGCGATCTCCGCGCGTTGGGCCTTCGGCTCCACGAAGCACGGGCCACGAACCGGCTTCGCGTGGAGAACCACGTGGCGTGGGGCGAACCCCGCCACTTCGACGCGCTGGACGCAGGCCTCGTCGACGCGTTGCAAACTGCGCGTGTGGTCATCGCCAAAGGCGATTTGAACTACCGCCGCTTCTTGGGCGACCGCGCATGGCCTGCGGAAACCCCGGAATCCATGGCTTCCCGCACCGTGCCGTTCGTCGCGTTTGCGCTCCGCGTTCTCAAATCGGAAACGCTGGTCGGCGTACCAAGCGACGTGGCGACCCGCGCCGCCGCCGCGAACCCCGACTGGCGAACGAACGGCAGCTACGCCCTCGTTCAGCGATTGGGGCATGATCATCGTGCCGCCAACGACGCCATCACTGAATAA
- a CDS encoding protein kinase translates to MKGDGLIETDITAVSEERLEIALRPGAVFGTRYALEERIASGRTGELFRALDLRLQRRVALKVLRHDVGSIAQARIAAALEHPNVVAIHDVGVREGMPFIAMEYVDGRPLRTFVGSAISVETKLAWMIEVARALAAAHEKGLVHGDIKPDNILICDDNGIVKVLDFGGAHVGTPGYMPPEQVRGEAVDAPVDQFAWGVVAYELFAGKLPTPTSPHLTNVPFEVAQVIARALSMRPESRYASMEEVVAALADPRLLGIHGMVRATKPQRLARWRSPRMWLPVLGAIAVAAGTLQLCGRNRDTPSSEIAASGAIDMPVTAIPLSPTCNKTAEIHYRRGLVSQREATWELARPAFEQAVGADPECKEAQLQLLITAYFRYSVTKEREQFRRVISMRDALSERDRALLDAWTPLVASEPANREEAARRFDAAVERYPRDAQILALAAMIHGFLALDTTQLERCVALARRAIVVDPKYGEAMQIMASALSRLGRHDEAMQAIDQCMNVAPGSGECLLERIRIQSLRGQCSEAVTSARKWISNVPTSSGAYRHLANTLASEGASIEAVETALQQWHNNHPDEGQRATYIYHRASLAAFYGNFVSMEELTKELIAGVEESATLFDHARAASMQVELLTETGRSAEAAAVAEQFLRRRDAWTEGFSITTPYEPAMFGVLLREGKISRERWVELSETWEKNALSTLSRQQAWGLRWGAALNPFYWQDQSDARELAATAWRMRPPPLPQGRSHEQPLSLGLLADAFQGRIALTTGADDAEAAQLFEPMAQNCHVLEQPFASVRTHQWMGEAKERLGDKDAACREYGIVLERWGEAKPRSTTATAARKRSEALGCK, encoded by the coding sequence ATGAAGGGCGACGGTTTGATCGAAACGGATATCACGGCGGTCTCGGAAGAGCGCCTCGAGATCGCGTTGCGCCCGGGTGCCGTCTTCGGAACGCGCTATGCCCTCGAGGAGCGCATCGCCTCGGGACGCACCGGGGAACTCTTTCGCGCCCTCGATCTGCGATTGCAACGGCGCGTCGCGCTCAAGGTCCTTCGCCACGACGTCGGCAGCATCGCGCAGGCACGCATCGCGGCCGCGCTGGAGCATCCCAACGTGGTGGCCATCCACGATGTGGGCGTGCGTGAGGGAATGCCATTCATCGCCATGGAGTACGTGGACGGGCGACCTCTGCGTACCTTCGTGGGAAGTGCGATATCGGTCGAGACGAAGCTCGCGTGGATGATCGAGGTCGCACGGGCCCTGGCGGCGGCGCACGAGAAGGGGCTCGTGCACGGCGACATCAAGCCGGACAACATCCTGATCTGCGACGACAACGGCATCGTCAAGGTGCTCGACTTCGGCGGCGCGCACGTGGGAACGCCGGGCTACATGCCCCCCGAGCAGGTCCGCGGTGAGGCGGTGGATGCGCCGGTCGACCAGTTTGCGTGGGGCGTGGTGGCCTACGAGCTGTTCGCCGGCAAGCTTCCCACGCCGACGTCTCCACACCTCACGAACGTGCCCTTCGAGGTGGCACAGGTCATCGCACGCGCCCTCTCCATGCGCCCCGAGTCGCGCTACGCTTCCATGGAGGAGGTGGTGGCCGCCCTGGCAGATCCACGTCTGCTCGGGATCCACGGCATGGTCCGCGCTACGAAACCGCAGCGGCTGGCAAGGTGGCGATCGCCACGCATGTGGCTCCCCGTGCTGGGGGCCATCGCCGTGGCGGCGGGCACCTTGCAGCTATGTGGGCGCAACCGCGACACGCCGTCTTCCGAGATCGCGGCCTCGGGGGCGATCGACATGCCGGTGACCGCCATTCCCCTGTCCCCCACGTGCAACAAGACGGCGGAGATCCATTACCGCCGCGGGCTCGTGTCGCAGCGTGAGGCCACGTGGGAGCTCGCGCGTCCCGCGTTCGAGCAAGCGGTGGGGGCCGATCCGGAGTGCAAAGAGGCGCAACTGCAACTGCTCATCACCGCGTACTTCCGCTACTCGGTGACCAAAGAGCGCGAGCAGTTCCGCCGGGTCATCTCCATGCGCGATGCCCTTTCGGAGCGCGATCGCGCGCTGCTCGATGCGTGGACGCCGCTCGTGGCCTCCGAGCCGGCCAACCGCGAGGAGGCGGCGCGTAGGTTCGATGCCGCGGTGGAACGCTACCCGCGCGACGCGCAAATTTTGGCGCTGGCCGCGATGATCCACGGGTTTCTCGCGCTCGACACCACGCAGCTCGAACGGTGCGTGGCGCTCGCGCGCAGGGCCATCGTGGTGGATCCGAAGTACGGCGAGGCCATGCAAATCATGGCCAGCGCGCTCTCGCGGCTCGGGCGACACGACGAGGCGATGCAGGCGATCGATCAATGCATGAACGTGGCACCGGGCTCGGGGGAGTGCCTGCTCGAGCGCATTCGCATCCAGAGCCTGCGCGGGCAATGCAGCGAGGCGGTCACCTCGGCGCGGAAGTGGATCAGCAACGTACCCACGAGCTCCGGTGCGTACCGGCACTTGGCCAACACGCTCGCCTCGGAGGGCGCCTCCATCGAGGCCGTGGAGACGGCGCTTCAACAATGGCACAACAACCACCCCGACGAAGGCCAGCGCGCGACGTACATTTACCATCGGGCATCGCTCGCCGCGTTCTATGGGAACTTCGTGTCCATGGAGGAGCTCACCAAGGAGCTGATCGCGGGCGTCGAGGAATCGGCCACGCTGTTCGATCACGCGCGGGCGGCGTCGATGCAGGTCGAGCTCTTGACGGAGACCGGTAGAAGCGCGGAGGCGGCGGCGGTCGCCGAGCAATTCCTACGGCGCAGGGATGCCTGGACGGAGGGCTTCAGCATCACCACACCGTACGAGCCGGCGATGTTCGGGGTGCTGCTGCGCGAAGGCAAAATTTCCCGCGAGCGGTGGGTGGAGCTGTCGGAGACGTGGGAGAAAAATGCGCTCTCCACCTTGAGCCGGCAGCAGGCGTGGGGTCTTCGCTGGGGTGCCGCGCTCAATCCGTTCTACTGGCAGGACCAATCCGATGCGCGCGAGCTTGCCGCCACGGCGTGGCGCATGCGCCCGCCGCCGTTGCCGCAAGGCCGTTCGCACGAGCAGCCGCTCTCGCTGGGTCTTCTCGCCGATGCGTTTCAAGGGCGCATTGCACTGACGACCGGCGCCGACGACGCCGAGGCCGCGCAGCTCTTCGAACCGATGGCGCAAAACTGCCACGTACTGGAGCAACCCTTCGCCAGCGTGCGCACGCATCAATGGATGGGCGAGGCCAAGGAGCGGCTGGGCGACAAAGACGCCGCATGCCGAGAATACGGCATCGTGCTGGAGCGATGGGGGGAGGCCAAACCTCGCTCCACGACGGCAACGGCCGCGCGCAAACGGAGCGAGGCTCTCGGTTGCAAATAG
- a CDS encoding ketoacyl-ACP synthase III, whose amino-acid sequence MSARQYGLPVSITVSGTGVHLPDTVVTNRMLEETLETSDEWIVRRTGIRERRWLAPERATSDMGIAAARSALQAAGMPASDVDAIVVSTYTYDQPLPSTALIIKDALGAPRALPFDVTQAACAGGVQAMLLAAHLLQSPAMETVLVIAADCASRVTDPRDRVTRIFFGDAAAAAVVTRAASGSGAGLLSWDYGSQLSYDVEIQAGGSRVPPSAATIADRRHYLRMDGRAVWNTATANLPESIANAARRAQLPIGEITHFFLHQANLNILTETMTHLGVPMDRAPVTLDKLGNTGAAGMFTALHQTFAQGRLKPGDTYILSAIGAGFQWGTLCFRHA is encoded by the coding sequence ATGAGCGCGCGGCAATACGGACTACCGGTATCCATCACGGTATCCGGAACGGGGGTGCATCTGCCGGATACGGTGGTGACCAATCGGATGCTCGAAGAAACGTTGGAGACGTCGGACGAGTGGATCGTACGCCGCACCGGCATTCGCGAGCGGCGCTGGCTCGCCCCGGAACGGGCCACCTCCGACATGGGAATTGCCGCCGCTCGAAGCGCCCTGCAAGCGGCAGGCATGCCGGCGAGTGACGTCGACGCCATCGTGGTGTCGACGTACACCTACGATCAACCGCTTCCATCGACGGCGCTCATCATCAAGGATGCCCTCGGTGCGCCGCGTGCCCTTCCCTTCGACGTAACACAGGCGGCGTGCGCGGGCGGCGTGCAGGCCATGCTCCTCGCCGCCCATTTGCTGCAGAGTCCCGCCATGGAGACTGTGCTGGTCATTGCCGCCGACTGCGCGTCGCGGGTGACCGATCCCCGGGACCGTGTCACGCGGATCTTTTTTGGCGATGCCGCGGCCGCCGCCGTGGTCACCCGCGCAGCCTCGGGCTCGGGTGCGGGGTTGCTCTCGTGGGATTATGGCTCCCAATTGTCCTACGACGTGGAGATCCAGGCCGGCGGCTCCCGCGTTCCGCCCAGCGCTGCCACCATCGCCGACCGACGCCATTATCTGCGCATGGACGGGCGCGCCGTTTGGAACACGGCGACGGCGAACCTGCCCGAGAGCATCGCCAACGCCGCGCGCCGCGCCCAATTGCCCATCGGCGAGATTACGCACTTCTTTCTGCATCAAGCCAACTTGAACATTCTCACCGAAACGATGACCCACCTCGGGGTTCCGATGGACCGAGCCCCGGTGACGCTCGACAAGCTCGGCAACACCGGCGCCGCCGGCATGTTCACCGCGTTGCACCAGACCTTCGCCCAGGGCCGGTTGAAGCCCGGCGACACGTACATCTTGTCGGCCATCGGCGCCGGATTTCAGTGGGGCACCTTGTGCTTCCGTCACGCGTGA